The Paenibacillus polymyxa M1 DNA segment ATTGTTTTTCTAGACGAGCCGACCATTGGACTTGATATTATGGTGAAGTCCGAAATTCGCGAGTTTTTGAAGGACATGAACCGTGAACACGGGACCACTATTTTGCTGACAACCCATGATTTGCAGGATATTGAAGCGCTGTGCTCGCGCGTCATTATGTTGGATGATGGGAATATCATTTATGATGGTGGACTGGATGATCTCAAGGATCGTTGGGGGACAGGAAGGGAAGTACGGTTTCAATTTGGTACGACGACACAGCTTGAGCAATTGCAGGCATGGACAGCCGATATGCCGCTGACGTGGACCATGGATAACGATTTGGCTGCCAAGGTGTGGATTCCTCTTCATATTAATGTATCGGATGTGCTGGCTAACGTAGTTGGCCGCACGGACATTACGGATATCAAAATCATTGAAACCAACACGGATGATATCGTCCGCAGTATCTATCAGTCTGGCTCGGCAGAACGCCAGGGCAATCCGATAGTGGAGGCCAAAGTTCATGCTTAGCGTATATACCGATTTTATTCGTATTCGATTTCTCACCATGCTTGCTTATCGTGTGAACTATTATTCAGGCATACTTATTTATTCCATGAATATTGGCGTGTATTATTTCACATACAAAGCGATATATGGCGATGCGGGTAGTATTGGAGGCTTTACTGCTGCTCAGATGACAACCTATGTAGCCGTATCGTGGATGGCGAGAGCCTTTTATTTTAACAATCTGGATCGCGAAATATCGACGGACATTCGGGATGGAAGCATTGCTATTCAGATGATCCGACCTTATAACTATGTACTTGTTAAGTTTATGCAGGGACTCGGTGAGGGGATGTTTCGCTTCCTCTTGTTTATGATTCCGGGCATGGCGATTGCGATGCTGCTGTTTCCCGTGAAGCTTCCTAGTGACCCGGTAGCCTGGATTGGTTTTCTGGTCATGCTGTTTTTCAGCTTTCTGATTAATACTCAGATTAATATTATTACAGGATTGACGGCCTTTTTTATTGAAAATAATGAGGGCATGATGCGCATGAAGCGCGTAGTCGTAGACCTGTTCTCGGGGTTGATCTTGCCAATCAGTTTGTTTCCGGGCTGGCTGGCGACAGTTTCCCAATGGATGCCGTTTCAGGCAATTACTTATTTGC contains these protein-coding regions:
- a CDS encoding ABC transporter permease, whose product is MLSVYTDFIRIRFLTMLAYRVNYYSGILIYSMNIGVYYFTYKAIYGDAGSIGGFTAAQMTTYVAVSWMARAFYFNNLDREISTDIRDGSIAIQMIRPYNYVLVKFMQGLGEGMFRFLLFMIPGMAIAMLLFPVKLPSDPVAWIGFLVMLFFSFLINTQINIITGLTAFFIENNEGMMRMKRVVVDLFSGLILPISLFPGWLATVSQWMPFQAITYLPGSVFTGRVKGVGIWNVLGIQIIWLVVLLVPMIIIWRLARRRLFVQGG